Within Aspergillus oryzae RIB40 DNA, chromosome 2, the genomic segment GGCAGTCTTAATCGTCTCGTACCGGACGTTACGGGCTCCCTCGGGTAGAATGACACGAACAACAACCCTCTCATACTGAACACCTTCAGGTACCTTGGGTCCCTCGATGAAAGGAACCTTGAGCACATACGAATCGGCACCGGCGACCCGGCGAAGGAAGGTAGAGAGCTCGTTGTTCCAACCAATACGGAAGCTGTAGTTCCAGCCACCGAACACAGGATACCGGGGGCGAAGTTCTAATGATGCATCACGCTTGGGAGGCTTGCCAGGACGATAGCGGCTGGTGGAGACATTACCGATGTCATCAATGAAGTAGGGGTCCACCGAGCCGGGTTTCAGCGGATACTTAAGTTCACGGATGGCGGAAGAAGGCAGTTGCTGGAAGTTAGAGAGTGTCCACTCAACGCGCGAGAATTGATTCACGAGGTTAGAGCCGTTGTTGCGAAGCCAGTAGCGCTCTTCTGTTGCCAGGTTTCCACCCCAGTGAGACACCTCCAAGTCTCTTTCCAGCAGCGAGGCCGTGATTACCGGCTTGGTAAACTCATAACGGATGGTAATCGGATAGGCAGTACCGGGGGTAACCTCGGTCGTGTCATAAGGGCCGTAAGTGTAAGTTGTGCCTTGACGCTCAGGATCCGAGCCTGGCTTGAGGCCAGAGGTAGTGGTATAGTCAGGAACATTGGTGCTAGGAAGCTTCAATTTCGTCTTTTGGGTCACAGTTGGGTAGGCTGAGTGGATATAGGCAGAAAACGAGTAAGTGAGGTACTGTTTATCAGCCTGGTTGATAGCGGCAGGACGCGGGCtcagggaggagaggaggtaGTAAGAAATTCCTAAAGTAACCTGCGACTTGGGCGCAAGAGGTTCGGGAAGGTCAATGGCAAAGTATTTGGTGTCActgcaagaaaagcaatCCATAGATATTAGCTTATATGCTGCAAATAGTGTAACCAGATTAAGTAACCGTGGCTTCGTCATCACAATAGTAACTGGCTACTGGTGACCACATAGCGTACTCACCTGGGCGAATCGACAGACAATACATCTACATCGAAAGGCCCCTTCTCCGGCGCCTTTCTGTCTCTCACCTCCAATCCTCCGACCTTGTCGAATACCTCCGATGGGAAGGCTAAGTAGTAGGTGCTCTGCGGTTCTTTATCCACGTTCTCCACCACCACGTTGACAGTCTCCCGAGCATAACCTTTCTCCAAGTTGGTATTCCGGACCAAATTTACATTTTTGAATGTCTGGGGAGGCTGAAAGGAGGAATGGGTCCCCGCCGAGGATTCGGCGCATACTAAGCTGCTGCTTGACAGGAGAAACCCACAGAGCGCGGTGAATGCTGTAATCGGCCTCATTGTGACGATGGGCGGGCGTGTAATTGACCGCGCCTAGGACACAATGTCTCTCACCAGGAGATAGTcctaaaaagaagaaggaatgtAAAGAAATGGGATGAATTGAAcagagggggaaagagaaggtaGCGCGGCGAGATGCGGCGTGATGCTGAGGTGTCCCGATGCTGCTTAGATTCCGGTGACCGCTGCGGCCAAAGACGCTATCCTCTCTTATCGCCGATAAGTCCTactcctctcctccacattTTCCAGCtactttctccttctccactCTTGCTGTCAAGCTACTCTCACGGCTTAGCGTCTACCTAATCACTATGCTTGCTTCGCGAGCTGCAGCTCGCCATTGCTGCAGGAGAACCAGGGTACCAGTATTGGTTGCTCCCGTACGACGCCTTCATGGCCTTGCGCAAAGCAAGTTTCTCCAAGTCTCGGAGGAAGTTCGCGACGCTGTAGCCACAGGAAAGCCTGTGGTAGCTCTAGAGTCCACAATCTACACTCACGGTATATACATACGCTTCGAGCTTTATCGGAGAGCTTCTCGCTGATCTACAAACAGGATTTCCGTATCCCGAGAGCGTTGCTCTTGCGTCGTTGCTGGAAACAGTCGTTCGGGCAAATGGCGGAGTTCCTGCTACGATTGGAATCTTGAATGGAGTGGCCAAGGTGGGCCTCAATGCTGAAGAGCTTATCGAGCTGGCCTCTACCGCAGAGAGCAAGAGTGCACTGAAGGTTTCCCGCAGGGATTTGGGTTACATATGCGGTTTGGTCGGTTATTTTATGCGCTGCCATGAAGAACGTGTCTAACAGTCCTAGGGCCTGGCTGGGAAACGACTACACGGTGGTACAACAGTTTCGGGCACGATGATTCTTGCCCATCTGGCTGGTATTAAGGTCTTCGGGACTGGAGGTCTTGGTACGTCTCTGCACCATCCTAGGTCTCGTCCTAGAAACTAATCGATCTTAGGTGGTGTCCATCGCGGTGGAGAGAGTTCTATGGATATATCTGGTATGTTCTGCTGGCAAGATCTAGCGGCCAACGTCTAACTAGCCTGTAGCCGACCTCACCGAACTGGGGCGGACCCCGGTTG encodes:
- a CDS encoding dolichyl-diphosphooligosaccharide--protein glycotransferase subunit OST1 (oligosaccharyltransferase, alpha subunit (ribophorin I)) — translated: MRPITAFTALCGFLLSSSSLVCAESSAGTHSSFQPPQTFKNVNLVRNTNLEKGYARETVNVVVENVDKEPQSTYYLAFPSEVFDKVGGLEVRDRKAPEKGPFDVDVLSVDSPSDTKYFAIDLPEPLAPKSQVTLGISYYLLSSLSPRPAAINQADKQYLTYSFSAYIHSAYPTVTQKTKLKLPSTNVPDYTTTSGLKPGSDPERQGTTYTYGPYDTTEVTPGTAYPITIRYEFTKPVITASLLERDLEVSHWGGNLATEERYWLRNNGSNLVNQFSRVEWTLSNFQQLPSSAIRELKYPLKPGSVDPYFIDDIGNVSTSRYRPGKPPKRDASLELRPRYPVFGGWNYSFRIGWNNELSTFLRRVAGADSYVLKVPFIEGPKVPEGVQYERVVVRVILPEGARNVRYETIKTASNNGLPPADQIKSHVSPHKTFMDTLGRTALTLTVENLSDEARDSQLVVTYDYSFWDGMRKPVTITTGLLTVFAAVWAIGNIDVSIKKR